The Watersipora subatra chromosome 1, tzWatSuba1.1, whole genome shotgun sequence genome has a window encoding:
- the LOC137402867 gene encoding BET1-like protein yields the protein MEHDLLERENRQRSEALAGKMGRLKDIAIDLHMETLDQNTHLGNMGNDFDSTEGLLSGSVKRIGHMVSSGKGNRKLICYMVSLAVIMFFIIMFIAKFSSSGNP from the exons ATGGAGCATGATCTACTTGAAAGGGAGAATAGGCAGCGAAGTGAAGCTTTAGCTGGCAAAATGGGGAGATTAAAAGAT ATAGCAATTGATCTACACATGGAAACCCTGGATCAAAATACTCATTTAGGAAACATG GGCAACGACTTTGATTCCACGGAAGGTCTGCTCTCCGGGAGTGTAAAGAGAATAGGACACATGGTTTCATCTGGCAAAGGCAACCGAAAGCTCATATGTTATATGGTCTCTCTTGCTGTCattatgttttttattattatgtttatagcaaaattttCTAGCAGCGGCAACCCATAA